In the Grimontia kaedaensis genome, one interval contains:
- a CDS encoding LysE/ArgO family amino acid transporter, protein MSSSVLLQGFGLGLSMIIPIGAQNAFVLNQGVRRHHHVATATLCFLCDFALIALGVFGGGAMLSSNETLLSVVTLGGIAFLLTYAYQSLKRAWVGEEESTESESAKTGKGLMAVLIGAAAVTLLNPHVYLDTVVVLGSIGGQFEPAQRTAFAVGTMLASMVWFYGIALGAAKMSPVLSKPNVRKTIDILVAGMMIYVAFLLMQKWMMGLEG, encoded by the coding sequence ATGAGTAGCAGTGTTTTACTACAAGGGTTTGGTTTAGGGCTCAGTATGATCATTCCGATCGGTGCGCAAAATGCATTTGTTCTCAATCAAGGGGTTCGGCGTCATCATCATGTTGCGACGGCGACACTTTGCTTTCTCTGTGATTTTGCTTTAATTGCCCTCGGCGTTTTTGGCGGTGGTGCAATGCTTTCCAGTAATGAAACCTTGCTGAGTGTCGTGACGCTGGGAGGTATAGCTTTTCTGCTTACCTACGCTTATCAATCGCTTAAACGTGCTTGGGTTGGCGAAGAGGAAAGTACTGAATCTGAGAGCGCAAAAACGGGCAAAGGACTCATGGCAGTATTGATTGGTGCTGCGGCAGTGACTTTGCTAAACCCTCACGTGTATTTAGACACCGTTGTGGTACTGGGCTCAATTGGCGGTCAGTTTGAACCCGCGCAGCGAACTGCTTTTGCAGTTGGCACTATGCTGGCGTCTATGGTCTGGTTTTATGGTATTGCATTGGGCGCTGCGAAAATGTCGCCAGTGCTTTCCAAGCCTAATGTGCGGAAAACCATTGATATTCTGGTTGCTGGCATGATGATTTATGTGGCATTTCTTTTGATGCAAAAATGGATGATGGGCCTGGAGGGATAA
- a CDS encoding YbaK/EbsC family protein, whose protein sequence is MAQTLDEILQKNISLMTQCGVNYQEWQHEPILDFATDDIVGKRLGWTATPTKSLFLNFKKGGHALLLTHRDARLDSKKIKALLGQRPSIASDEEMIESLGCVPGAVCPFGMPDHIPLIVDSVLFEFESLMYTPGPPEYTFAFAAKDLASLLDALPNSIYHLNA, encoded by the coding sequence ATGGCGCAGACGTTGGATGAAATTCTGCAAAAGAATATCAGTTTGATGACGCAGTGTGGTGTGAACTATCAAGAGTGGCAACATGAACCCATCCTCGATTTTGCCACCGATGACATTGTAGGCAAGCGGCTGGGTTGGACAGCAACACCCACTAAAAGCTTATTCCTCAACTTTAAGAAGGGCGGTCATGCGCTTTTGCTGACGCATCGTGATGCGAGATTGGATAGTAAGAAAATCAAAGCGCTGTTGGGGCAACGCCCTTCCATTGCCTCAGACGAAGAGATGATAGAAAGTCTTGGCTGTGTACCCGGGGCGGTTTGCCCGTTTGGTATGCCAGATCATATCCCACTGATAGTCGATAGCGTGTTGTTTGAATTTGAATCTTTGATGTACACACCGGGTCCGCCGGAATATACCTTTGCGTTTGCAGCGAAAGATCTTGCTAGCTTGCTGGATGCGCTTCCCAATTCTATTTATCACCTCAACGCCTGA
- the ftsB gene encoding cell division protein FtsB has product MRMLTVLLFVLFGWLQYHFWWGKNGVDDYLAVTAVADSVAQANDKLHQRNQQMYAEIADLKRGQEAIEERARNELGMIKPGETFFRIVSD; this is encoded by the coding sequence ATGCGAATGCTGACAGTCTTGCTGTTCGTATTGTTTGGATGGCTCCAGTATCACTTTTGGTGGGGCAAAAACGGGGTAGATGATTACCTTGCAGTGACAGCCGTTGCTGATTCCGTTGCTCAAGCCAACGACAAACTCCACCAACGCAATCAGCAAATGTACGCGGAAATTGCAGATCTCAAACGTGGGCAGGAAGCGATTGAAGAGCGTGCCCGCAATGAATTGGGCATGATCAAACCGGGAGAAACCTTCTTCCGGATTGTCAGCGATTAG
- the ispD gene encoding 2-C-methyl-D-erythritol 4-phosphate cytidylyltransferase, with product MNTPASEETLSSPQSVAPEVVAIVPAAGVGKRMRADLPKQYLTIEDKTLLEHTVHYLLEHPSINKVVIAIGEEDGYFHSTSLGSDKRIVVTTGGKERADSVLAGLRVTNAEWVMVHDAARPCVRHEDIDALIAEAISHTHGAILACPVRDTMKRGTGDNKIETTVCREQLWHALTPQMFKREQLLNALEIALDKSLAVTDEASAIELAGGAPKLVSGHADNIKVTQPEDLALAAFFLAQRNSGQ from the coding sequence ATGAATACCCCGGCCAGTGAAGAAACCTTAAGCTCGCCGCAATCTGTCGCGCCTGAAGTGGTTGCGATTGTCCCTGCGGCAGGAGTAGGAAAGCGTATGCGCGCGGACCTGCCGAAACAATACCTCACCATCGAAGACAAAACGCTGCTAGAACACACGGTGCATTACTTGCTGGAGCACCCAAGCATCAATAAGGTTGTGATTGCGATTGGTGAGGAGGATGGATATTTCCATTCCACTTCGCTTGGCAGTGATAAGCGTATTGTGGTGACAACCGGTGGCAAAGAGCGTGCTGATTCTGTTTTGGCTGGCCTTCGCGTCACGAATGCTGAATGGGTCATGGTGCATGATGCTGCCCGGCCTTGTGTCAGACATGAGGACATCGATGCACTGATTGCTGAGGCGATTAGTCACACTCATGGCGCTATTCTAGCCTGTCCGGTGCGAGACACCATGAAGCGCGGCACAGGCGACAACAAGATTGAAACCACAGTGTGCCGTGAGCAACTCTGGCATGCCTTAACGCCACAAATGTTTAAGCGTGAGCAGTTACTGAATGCGTTAGAAATCGCATTGGATAAATCGCTGGCAGTGACTGATGAAGCCTCCGCGATTGAGCTTGCGGGTGGCGCTCCTAAGCTGGTTTCTGGACATGCAGACAACATCAAGGTGACGCAGCCCGAAGATCTCGCGCTCGCCGCCTTTTTCCTGGCCCAACGTAACAGCGGCCAGTGA
- the ispF gene encoding 2-C-methyl-D-erythritol 2,4-cyclodiphosphate synthase: MIRIGHGFDVHKFGGEGPVIIGGVKVPYEQGLVAHSDGDVALHALCDALLGAIAAGDIGRHFPDTDAEWEGADSRFLLRDVYAKVKAKGYVIGNLDVTIMAQAPKMAPHIDAMCAVIAQDLETDVSNVNVKATTTERLGFTGRKEGIACEAVVIIRKDSND, encoded by the coding sequence ATGATTCGTATTGGACACGGTTTTGACGTACACAAATTTGGTGGTGAAGGCCCAGTTATCATCGGTGGCGTGAAGGTGCCTTATGAACAAGGATTGGTCGCGCACTCCGATGGTGATGTAGCACTGCACGCATTGTGTGACGCTCTGCTTGGCGCAATTGCAGCTGGTGATATTGGCCGTCATTTCCCTGATACCGACGCTGAGTGGGAAGGGGCTGACAGCCGTTTTCTTCTACGCGATGTGTACGCCAAAGTGAAAGCAAAAGGCTATGTGATTGGTAACCTGGATGTCACCATCATGGCGCAAGCGCCGAAAATGGCACCGCATATCGATGCCATGTGCGCGGTGATTGCACAAGATTTGGAAACGGATGTCAGCAACGTGAATGTGAAAGCGACAACGACCGAACGACTGGGGTTCACCGGCCGCAAAGAAGGCATTGCCTGTGAGGCTGTGGTGATCATCCGTAAGGATTCCAATGACTGA
- the truD gene encoding tRNA pseudouridine(13) synthase TruD, producing the protein MTDVMNALAYLHGQPTATGRLKAKAEDFFVSETLDFTPAGHGEHFLVRIRKIGENTKYVANELAKACGVKSRDVSWAGLKDRHAVTEQWFSVHLPGQPDPDLTEFVATHEGVDAILDTARHDKKLRPGDLIGNRFKLVITEFEGDDAIEARLADIRDQGVPNYFGSQRFGRNGNNVSSARDWGQDKFRVRDKSKRSFYLSAARSFLFNQVLSARIEKQLCHTPMLGDLLIDDKEQVQVVEDIASAEAQLQRHEWQISGPMTGDNALPTQGEAQQFEQKIVDTEPHLLAVIRGNRMRHERRPLLLYPQEMSWQREGDTLTIDFSLPAGCFATAVMREVMEDKSEGESDAHFDQ; encoded by the coding sequence ATGACTGATGTAATGAACGCTCTGGCTTACCTGCATGGTCAGCCAACAGCAACTGGCCGCTTAAAGGCCAAAGCAGAAGATTTCTTCGTTAGCGAAACACTGGATTTTACGCCTGCCGGACACGGAGAGCATTTTCTGGTACGTATCCGCAAGATTGGCGAGAACACTAAATACGTGGCCAATGAACTGGCTAAAGCGTGTGGTGTTAAATCCCGTGATGTGAGCTGGGCTGGTCTGAAAGATCGCCATGCAGTGACAGAACAATGGTTCAGTGTGCACCTACCAGGACAACCTGATCCTGATTTGACTGAATTTGTGGCGACACATGAAGGTGTTGACGCCATTTTGGATACCGCTCGTCACGACAAAAAACTGCGCCCGGGTGACCTGATTGGTAACCGCTTTAAGTTGGTGATCACAGAATTTGAAGGTGATGACGCGATTGAAGCGCGCCTTGCCGACATTCGCGACCAAGGTGTACCAAACTACTTTGGCAGCCAACGATTTGGTCGTAATGGCAACAACGTGTCATCAGCGCGCGATTGGGGTCAGGATAAATTCCGAGTACGTGATAAGAGCAAACGCAGCTTTTACCTGTCTGCAGCTCGATCATTCCTGTTCAACCAAGTGTTGTCTGCGCGGATCGAAAAGCAACTTTGCCATACGCCAATGTTGGGCGACTTACTGATCGACGACAAAGAGCAGGTCCAGGTGGTAGAAGACATTGCCTCTGCGGAAGCACAGTTGCAAAGACACGAATGGCAAATCTCTGGCCCAATGACCGGTGATAATGCACTGCCTACTCAAGGTGAGGCACAGCAGTTTGAACAGAAAATCGTAGATACTGAACCTCATCTACTCGCTGTGATTCGTGGTAACCGCATGCGTCACGAGCGTCGTCCTTTGCTGCTCTATCCTCAAGAGATGAGCTGGCAACGTGAAGGTGACACATTAACGATTGATTTCTCTTTACCTGCAGGATGCTTTGCAACAGCGGTGATGCGAGAAGTCATGGAAGACAAATCAGAGGGAGAATCAGATGCACATTTTGATCAGTAA
- the surE gene encoding 5'/3'-nucleotidase SurE translates to MHILISNDDGVFADGINVLAEVLSDIATVTVVAPDRNRSGASNSLTLENPLRLREVGENRYAVQGTPTDSVHVALNALVKDKVDFVITGINHGANLGDDVLYSGTVAAATEGFFMGVPAIAVSLCGNTHFHTAAQVVKKVVINDKEMPLPRNRLLNINVPDVPMVDIQGWQVTRLGARHRAEDMIEDRDPRGQAIYWIGPPGAKQDAGPGTDFYAIENNCVSLTPLQVDLTAHDTIDTLNLWVTNATK, encoded by the coding sequence ATGCACATTTTGATCAGTAATGATGATGGCGTGTTTGCTGACGGCATCAATGTACTGGCAGAAGTGCTGTCTGATATCGCGACAGTAACCGTTGTCGCCCCGGATAGAAACCGCTCCGGTGCTTCTAACTCGCTGACGCTCGAGAACCCGCTTCGCCTGCGCGAAGTGGGCGAAAACCGTTATGCTGTTCAGGGCACACCGACAGACAGTGTGCATGTCGCGCTGAATGCATTGGTGAAAGATAAAGTGGATTTTGTCATTACAGGTATCAATCACGGAGCCAATCTCGGTGATGATGTACTGTATTCAGGCACGGTCGCCGCTGCGACAGAAGGCTTTTTCATGGGTGTGCCTGCGATAGCCGTCTCCCTTTGTGGTAACACGCATTTCCATACTGCCGCTCAGGTGGTAAAAAAAGTGGTGATCAATGATAAAGAGATGCCACTGCCGCGTAACCGTTTGTTAAACATCAATGTCCCTGATGTTCCAATGGTAGATATTCAGGGATGGCAGGTGACAAGGTTGGGTGCACGCCACCGTGCGGAAGACATGATTGAAGACAGAGATCCCCGTGGACAGGCGATTTATTGGATTGGCCCCCCGGGCGCCAAGCAAGATGCTGGACCAGGCACTGACTTCTATGCCATTGAAAATAATTGTGTCTCTTTAACACCACTTCAGGTCGATCTGACAGCACATGACACGATCGACACTCTGAATCTTTGGGTTACAAACGCAACGAAATAA
- a CDS encoding protein-L-isoaspartate(D-aspartate) O-methyltransferase: MNYSHSLIQLLREQGISDQRVLEAIGRLPRHLFVSEAMAHQAYDNNALPIGHGQTISQPYIVAKMTELLGLKHDSRVLEVGTGSGFQTCVLAQLVEHVYSVERIKQLQMVAKRRFKQFELYNISTKHGDGWQGWASKGPFDAIIVTAAAANMPQVLMEQLADGGSLIVPVGESDQTLYHVTRRGDEFETKAIEAVRFVPLVAGDLA, translated from the coding sequence GTGAATTACTCGCATTCACTTATTCAACTACTTCGCGAACAGGGAATATCAGATCAACGTGTACTGGAAGCCATTGGACGCTTACCCAGACACCTTTTTGTTTCTGAAGCAATGGCTCACCAGGCTTATGACAACAATGCATTGCCTATTGGCCATGGGCAGACTATTTCTCAGCCCTATATCGTTGCGAAAATGACAGAACTTCTCGGTCTTAAACATGATAGTCGTGTGTTGGAAGTAGGAACAGGATCTGGCTTTCAGACGTGTGTGCTAGCGCAATTGGTTGAGCATGTTTATTCCGTGGAGCGAATTAAGCAGCTTCAAATGGTCGCGAAGCGCCGTTTCAAACAGTTTGAGCTGTATAACATCTCTACAAAACATGGAGATGGCTGGCAAGGTTGGGCAAGTAAAGGTCCTTTTGATGCCATTATCGTCACAGCGGCTGCGGCAAACATGCCACAGGTGCTGATGGAACAACTTGCTGACGGCGGATCCTTGATTGTGCCTGTCGGCGAGAGCGATCAAACGCTGTATCATGTCACGCGTCGTGGTGACGAATTTGAAACAAAAGCCATTGAAGCGGTTCGATTTGTTCCACTTGTAGCTGGTGATTTGGCATAG
- the nlpD gene encoding murein hydrolase activator NlpD, with protein sequence MVVVSIQLKILVFLSVLGLLSACSITSPAPVSSVGPDYGEIERGSYRGSYYEVQKGDTLYYIAYITDRDVNDIISANNLNAPYTIFPGQKLNLWRDKYVPPAYGKKDSSAGTAVVVASTVGAATTPAVVAIKPPAVSGLSAKSKQDNQKTASQNKSGSSSQNKKNVEQQKVKEYSQPVTKNKPSVDKPVKKPSGTPVKISWQWPSKGRVISGFSSSELGNKGIDIAGNRGQSINASADGKVVYAGNALRGYGNLIIIKHNDDYLSAYAHNDRIFVSERQSVKKGQKIASMGSSGANSVRLHFEIRYKGKSVNPLRYLPKR encoded by the coding sequence GTGGTAGTGGTTTCAATTCAGTTGAAAATTTTAGTATTTCTCTCTGTGTTGGGATTATTGTCTGCATGCTCAATAACAAGCCCTGCACCTGTCTCTAGTGTAGGTCCTGATTATGGAGAGATTGAGCGCGGCAGTTACCGCGGCAGCTATTATGAGGTGCAGAAAGGCGACACTCTGTACTATATCGCGTACATCACAGACCGCGATGTTAACGATATTATCTCTGCCAATAACCTTAATGCTCCTTACACGATTTTTCCTGGTCAAAAGCTGAACTTATGGCGGGATAAGTATGTTCCTCCAGCCTATGGGAAGAAAGACTCAAGTGCTGGTACTGCCGTAGTTGTTGCTTCTACTGTAGGGGCTGCAACCACACCTGCTGTTGTCGCGATCAAGCCACCTGCTGTTTCAGGATTATCTGCTAAATCCAAGCAAGATAATCAAAAAACCGCTTCGCAAAATAAGTCGGGATCATCTTCTCAAAATAAGAAAAATGTTGAACAGCAAAAAGTGAAGGAGTACAGTCAACCTGTAACAAAAAATAAACCATCTGTTGATAAACCCGTTAAAAAGCCTTCAGGTACGCCTGTAAAAATTAGTTGGCAATGGCCTTCTAAGGGGCGTGTCATCTCCGGATTTTCAAGCTCAGAGCTTGGTAATAAAGGGATAGATATCGCTGGTAATCGCGGACAAAGCATTAATGCTTCTGCAGATGGAAAAGTAGTTTACGCGGGCAACGCGCTTAGAGGTTACGGTAATTTAATCATAATTAAACACAATGATGATTATCTCAGTGCCTACGCGCACAACGACCGCATCTTTGTTTCGGAACGTCAGAGCGTCAAAAAGGGGCAAAAAATAGCTTCAATGGGCAGCTCTGGTGCAAACAGTGTCCGGTTGCACTTCGAGATTCGCTATAAAGGAAAATCGGTGAACCCGTTAAGGTATTTGCCGAAACGGTAA
- the rpoS gene encoding RNA polymerase sigma factor RpoS, with amino-acid sequence MSQNNTAKKVDDMMVEDVDMEQLEIESEDEVVEEAEESVTFAASSKALDATQLYLSEIGYSPLLTAEEEVLYARRALRGDEAARKRMIESNLRLVVKISRRYSNRGLALLDLVEEGNLGLIRAVEKFDPERGFRFSTYATWWIRQTIERAIMNQTRTIRLPIHVVKELNVYLRTARELAQKLDHEPTAEDIALQLDKPVEDVNRMLRLNERISSVDNPIGGDSEKALLDIIPDEKEGGPENTTQDDDMKKSIVHWLQELNPKQREVLARRFGLLGHEASTLEDVGREIGLTRERVRQIQVEGLRRLRDMLTHQGLSIESLFNTEH; translated from the coding sequence ATGAGTCAGAATAATACTGCAAAGAAAGTCGACGACATGATGGTTGAAGATGTTGACATGGAACAACTCGAAATCGAGTCGGAAGACGAAGTCGTTGAAGAGGCAGAAGAGTCCGTAACATTTGCGGCATCCTCTAAGGCTCTCGATGCAACACAACTCTATCTCAGCGAGATAGGCTACTCTCCTCTGTTAACAGCAGAAGAGGAAGTGCTTTATGCACGCCGCGCCCTGCGCGGTGACGAAGCAGCCCGCAAACGTATGATCGAAAGTAACCTCCGTTTGGTGGTTAAGATCTCCCGCCGTTACTCTAACCGTGGCCTTGCGCTTCTTGATCTGGTTGAAGAAGGTAACCTCGGTCTGATCCGAGCGGTTGAGAAATTCGATCCTGAACGTGGCTTTCGCTTCTCTACCTACGCAACGTGGTGGATTCGCCAAACCATTGAGCGTGCCATCATGAACCAGACGCGCACTATCCGTCTGCCTATTCATGTGGTTAAAGAGCTTAATGTTTATCTGCGTACTGCTCGCGAGCTGGCACAAAAGCTGGATCACGAGCCAACAGCAGAAGATATCGCCCTGCAACTCGACAAGCCAGTTGAAGATGTGAACCGCATGCTTCGCCTGAACGAGCGCATCAGTTCGGTAGATAATCCGATTGGTGGTGATTCAGAGAAAGCGTTGCTGGACATCATCCCGGATGAAAAAGAAGGTGGTCCAGAGAATACTACGCAAGACGATGACATGAAAAAGTCTATCGTTCACTGGCTTCAGGAGTTGAACCCTAAGCAGCGTGAAGTTCTGGCACGTCGTTTCGGTCTGCTGGGTCACGAAGCATCAACGTTGGAAGATGTGGGTCGTGAAATTGGCCTGACGCGTGAACGTGTTCGCCAAATCCAAGTTGAAGGCTTGCGCCGCTTGCGTGATATGCTGACGCATCAGGGACTGAGCATCGAGTCTCTCTTCAACACTGAGCATTGA